In Candidatus Nitronauta litoralis, one DNA window encodes the following:
- a CDS encoding Na+/H+ antiporter NhaA: protein MPQSGELPEGVSFKEIIGVGFLAGIGFAMSIFVSNLAFPDNTQWVEQAKLAILLATFMSGIFIFFWFFVICRRQS from the coding sequence TTGCCCCAGTCAGGAGAATTGCCGGAAGGGGTTTCATTTAAGGAAATCATCGGTGTGGGTTTTCTTGCGGGAATAGGATTCGCGATGTCCATCTTTGTATCCAATCTGGCCTTTCCCGACAATACGCAATGGGTGGAACAGGCCAAATTGGCAATCCTGCTTGCAACATTTATGTCCGGGATATTTATTTTTTTTTGGTTTTTTGTTATTTGCAGGAGGCAATCCTAA
- a CDS encoding FHA domain-containing protein — MDRLIIETLTGQGGSGESKTIFRNGSGTIGRDFSNDLILDDPYISPKHLQITALENKILVKDLKTKNGTRVNKDRLIRGEKVEINSGDEILVGRTHLKLFLSNHPVEPASKWDRVMAFRNFIDRAWVPVVTSLGFIFVAVWMKFLENPGGNFFQKQFYPLLIGSIALVLSSPGLISLYTFAKYKKSYFVRNLVVCNLVAFISYIYTVFDPFIFFHLLNRSMVALANNGVLFLMTLGELWICVRLVKDSLKLKDFVPITVFAIAIIFLAAMGNKEISLGFQGEPKYHSRIAPGMSPFTDPKGLDEFLNAGASEFTRVHE; from the coding sequence ATGGACAGGTTGATTATTGAAACATTGACTGGCCAGGGAGGGAGTGGGGAGTCAAAAACCATCTTTAGAAATGGAAGTGGAACGATTGGCCGGGATTTCTCCAACGATCTTATTCTGGATGATCCTTATATTTCTCCAAAGCACCTGCAGATAACGGCGCTTGAAAATAAAATTCTCGTAAAGGATCTAAAAACCAAAAATGGGACCCGGGTCAATAAAGATCGTTTGATACGTGGCGAAAAGGTAGAGATCAATTCGGGCGATGAAATCCTTGTTGGCCGGACCCACCTTAAACTGTTTTTATCAAATCATCCGGTTGAACCTGCCAGTAAATGGGACCGGGTCATGGCGTTTCGAAACTTCATAGATCGAGCCTGGGTGCCCGTAGTGACATCCCTGGGGTTTATTTTTGTTGCGGTCTGGATGAAGTTTCTGGAAAACCCGGGCGGCAATTTTTTTCAAAAACAGTTTTATCCATTATTAATTGGTTCGATCGCTTTAGTATTGAGTTCCCCCGGGTTAATCAGTCTGTATACGTTTGCAAAATATAAAAAATCCTATTTTGTTCGGAATCTGGTGGTTTGCAATTTAGTGGCGTTCATCTCTTATATTTATACTGTTTTTGATCCCTTTATTTTCTTTCATTTATTGAACCGGAGCATGGTGGCGCTAGCGAATAATGGCGTTTTATTTCTAATGACTCTGGGAGAGCTATGGATTTGTGTGCGGTTGGTGAAAGACAGTTTAAAACTAAAAGATTTTGTGCCCATAACTGTTTTTGCAATCGCTATTATTTTTCTGGCCGCAATGGGAAATAAGGAAATTTCCCTTGGGTTTCAGGGAGAACCAAAATACCATTCTCGTATTGCACCGGGAATGTCCCCGTTTACAGATCCAAAGGGACTTGATGAATTCCTGAATGCAGGAGCCTCAGAGTTCACTCGAGTTCACGAATGA